In Euphorbia lathyris chromosome 9, ddEupLath1.1, whole genome shotgun sequence, the following are encoded in one genomic region:
- the LOC136206975 gene encoding serine/threonine-protein kinase BSK5 — translation MGARCSKFSLCWFHPHLKSSVLEASDLENGGKNEKEIWPSFTEFSLDQLKASTSGFSSDNIVSEHGEKAPNVVYKGKLDNDRWIAVKRFNRMAWPDSRQFLEEARSVGTLRSERLANLIGFCCQGDERLLVAEFMPHETLAKHLFHWDSQPMKWAMRLRVALYLGEALEYCSSKGRALYHDLNAYRVLFDKDGNPRLSCFGLMKNSRDGKSYSTNLAFTPPEYLRTGRVTAESVVYSFGTLLLDLLSGKHIPPSHALDLIRGKNFLMLMDSALEGHFSKDDGTELVRLASRCLQYEARERPNAKSLVTSLLSLQKEVEVPSHILMGIVHETASSTQQLSLTPFGEACLRVDLTAIHEILEKIGYKDDEGIANELSFQMWTNQMQETLNSKKHGDTAFRAKDFSTAIDCYTQFIDGGTMVSPTVYARRCLSYLMNEMGQEALGDAMQAQVISPDWPTASYLQAACLFSLGMETDAQETLKDGTSLEAKRNKN, via the exons atggGAGCTCGCTGCTCCAAATTCTCACTCTGTTGGTTTCACCCTCATCTCAAATCTTCTGTTCTTGAAGCTTCCGATCTGG AGAATGGAGGCAAAAATGAGAAAGAGATATGGCCGAGTTTCACTGAGTTCAGCTTGGACCAACTGAAAGCTTCCACCAGTGGTTTCTCTTCCGATAATATTGTATCGGAGCACGGTGAGAAGGCTCCTAATGTTGTTTACAAAGGGAAGCTGGATAATGACCGTTGGATTGCTGTTAAGCGATTTAACAGAATGGCGTGGCCGGATTCTCGCCAATTTCTT GAGGAAGCAAGATCGGTGGGGACTCTGAGGAGTGAGCGATTGGCGAATTTGATTGGATTTTGCTGTCAAGGCGATGAGAGATTGCTGGTAGCTGAATTTATGCCTCATGAAACTCTTGCTAAGCATCTATTTCACT GGGACAGCCAGCCTATGAAATGGGCAATGAGATTGAGGGTAGCTCTGTATTTGGGGGAAGCTCTGGAATATTGTAGCAGCAAAGGAAGGGCTTTGTATCATGATCTCAATGCCTACAGAGTCTTATTTGATAAG GATGGTAATCCCAGGCTATCTTGCTTTGGACTAATGAAGAATAGCCGAGATGGCAAAAGTTACAGCACCAATTTGGCTTTTACCCCTCCAGAATACTTGAGAACTG GTAGAGTGACAGCTGAGAGTGTAGTGTACAGCTTCGGGACGCTCTTGTTAGATCTTCTGAGTGGCAAACATATTCCTCCAAGTCAT GCGCTGGATCTGATTCGCGGCAAAAATTTCCTCATGTTGATGGATTCTGCTCTTGAGGGTCATTTTTCAAAAGATGATGGAACTGAATTAGTGCGATTAGCTTCCCGTTGCTTACAATATGAAGCTCGTGAGAGGCCGAATGCGAAGTCCCTTGTCACTTCACTTTTGTCCCTCCAAAAAGAAGTAGAG GTTCCGTCTCACATTTTGATGGGTATAGTGCACGAAACTGCATCATCAACACAACAGTTGTCGTTAACTCCTTTCGGGGAGGCATGCTTGAGAGTAGATCTTACAGCAATTCATGAAATACTTGAGAAGATTGGATACAAGGACGATGAAGGGATTGCCAACGAG CTTTCTTTTCAAATGTGGACCAATCAAATGCAGGAGACATTAAACTCTAAGAAGCATGGAGATACCGCTTTCCGAGCTAAGGATTTTTCAACTGCCATTGATTGCTATACACAA TTTATTGATGGTGGAACTATGGTGTCACCGACAGTTTATGCGAGGCGTTGCTTATCTTACTTGATGAATGAGATGGGACAAGAAGCACTTGGGGATGCAATGCAAGCCCAAGTGATATCTCCAGATTGGCCAACTGCTTCATACCTTCAAGCAGCTTGTCTGTTCAGCCTTGGAATGGAGACTGATGCACAAGAAACACTCAAAGATGGGACAAGTTTAGAAGCCAAAAGGAACAAAAACTGA